A genomic stretch from Telopea speciosissima isolate NSW1024214 ecotype Mountain lineage chromosome 7, Tspe_v1, whole genome shotgun sequence includes:
- the LOC122670132 gene encoding ER membrane protein complex subunit 4-like, with the protein MEKGKGVLVRRWAIDFTDNSTTTSSRDIPDPLGYSRASQDQDDSTVSRQKKDAESNWKAQKAWEVAQAPFKNLLMMGFMMWMAGNTVHLFSIGITFSALFQPINALQGVGKVFEPYKDPKVDTLTPKLLFIALNLAGLALGVWKLNTLGLLPTHASDWVSSLPPAQEVEYSGGGFPLR; encoded by the exons ATGGAGAAGGGTAAGGGAGTTTTGGTTCGACGATGGGCCATCGATTTTACCGATAATTCAACAACTACTTCATCCCGTGATATTCCAGATCCCCTCGGTTACTCTCGAGCTTCTCAGGAtcag GATGATTCGACTGTAAGTCGACAAAAGAAGGATGCAGAATCGAATTGGAAAGCTCAG AAAGCCTGGGAAGTGGCCCAAGCACCTTTCAAGAATTTATTAATGATGGGCTTTATGATGTGGATGGCTGGAAATACAGTTCATTTGTTTAGCATCGGCATCACCTTTTCAGCTCTTTTTCAGCCAATAAATGCCCTTCAAGGGGTTGGGAAAG TTTTTGAGCCTTACAAGGACCCAAAAGTAGATACTCTTACACCTAAGTTACTTTTCATTGCCCTGAATTTGGCTGGTTTAGCATTGGGTGTCTGGAAG CTGAACACATTGGGTCTTCTTCCAACACATGCGTCAGACTGGGTCTCATCCTTGCCCCCTGCTCAG GAGGTTGAATATTCTGGTGGGGGTTTTCCACTCCGTTAA
- the LOC122669619 gene encoding alcohol dehydrogenase 1-like, with translation MSSATLGHVIPCKAAVSREAGKPLVIEQVEVAPPQAMEVRIKIKYTSLCHTDLYFWEAKGQTPLFPRIFGHEASGIVESFGEGVTDLQVGDHVLPVFTGECGECRHCKSEESNMCDLLRINTDRGVMINDGKSRFSINGTPINHFLGTSTFSEYTVVHSGCLAKINPLAPLDKVCILSCGISTGLGSTLNVAKPKKGSSVAIFGLGAVGLGAAEGARIAGASRIIGVDLNPKRFEEAKKFGITEFVNPKDHNRPVQEVLMEMTNGGVDRSVECTGNIDAMISAFECVHDGWGVAVLVGVPNKDVVFKTKPINLLNERTLKGTFFGNYKPRTDIPSVVNMYMNKELELDKFITHRLPFSEINKAFEYMLKGEGLRCIISMEE, from the exons ATGTCGAGTGCTACTTTGGGTCATGTAATTCCCTGCAAAG CTGCGGTTTCACGGGAAGCAGGGAAACCATTGGTGATAGAGCAGGTAGAGGTGGCTCCACCACAGGCTATGGAGGTTAGGATCAAGATTAAGTATACTTCACTCTGTCATACCGATCTCTACTTCTGGGAGGCTAAG GGCCAGACACCATTGTTTCCTCGCATATTTGGCCATGAAGCATCTGG GATTGTGGAGAGTTTCGGGGAAGGTGTGACAGACCTACAAGTGGGAGACCACGTACTACCGGTATTCACGGGGGAGTGTGGGGAGTGCAGGCACTGCAAGTCTGAGGAAAGTAATATGTGTGACCTGCTGAGAATAAACACAGACAGAGGAGTCATGATTAATGATGGGAAATCTAGATTTTCCATTAATGGAACTCCGATTAATCACTTTCTTGGAACATCCACATTTAGTGAATACACTGTTGTTCATTCGGGCTGCCTTGCAAAAATCAATCCTTTGGCACCTTTGGATAAAGTCTGCATCCTCAGTTGTGGCATCTCAACAG gCTTGGGTTCAACTCTAAATGTGGCTAAGCCGAAAAAAGGTTCCTCAGTTGCCATCTTTGGTCTAGGAGCTGTGGGATTAGGT GCTGCTGAAGGAGCAAGAATTGCTGGTGCATCGAGGATTATTGGAGTAGATTTGAATCCTAAGAGGTTCGAGGAAG cCAAGAAGTTTGGTATCACTGAATTTGTGAATCCTAAGGATCATAACAGACCAGTGCAGGAG GTACTTATGGAGATGACAAATGGTGGAGTTGACAGGAGTGTGGAGTGCACAGGCAATATTGATGCAATGATTTCTGCTTTTGAATGTGTTCATGAT GGATGGGGTGTAGCTGTGCTTGTTGGAGTGCCCAACAAGGATGTGGTCTTCAAGACTAAACCCATCAACTTGCTCAATGAGAGGACACTAAAGGGGACCTTCTTTGGGAATTACAAACCTCGAACCGACATTCCTTCGGTTGTCAATATGTACATGAACAAG GAATTAGAATTGGATAAGTTCATTACTCATCGTCTTCCTTTCTCCGAAATCAACAAGGCCTTCGAGTATATGTTGAAAGGTGAAGGTTTAAGGTGCATTATCAGCATGGAAGAGTAG